The following proteins come from a genomic window of Microtus ochrogaster isolate Prairie Vole_2 unplaced genomic scaffold, MicOch1.0 UNK1, whole genome shotgun sequence:
- the LOC102000840 gene encoding olfactory receptor 6C4-like — protein sequence MGMLMTEATRNETAIQEFILEGFPAAQHLGVLLFLVHLLAYLASLVGNMLIIAITCEDHRLHTPMYFFLSTFSFVECCFISTVIPQLLVIFLSGSQRISFGACFTQAFVFLFLGATVFFLLAVLSLDRYLAICKPLHYHTIMSPRMCFFLVTVCLVLGFLFVAIPVVKLSRSLYCGPNVIPHFFCDFGPLANLSCSETRSIKMLFFNFALIVLFTSLLIAVFAYSNIVVTIVRLPSARERQRAFSTCSSHLIVLSLMFGSCMFIYIKPKQTSRLDTNREAALVNTVLTPLLNPAIYTLRNKQVHQALRDAVSRVKYYIYNRKNTLCP from the coding sequence ATGGGCATGCTGATGACAGAGGCAACCAGGAATGAGACAGCCATCCAGGAGTTTATCCTAGAGGGGTTCCCTGCAGCCCAGCACCTGGGGGTCCTCCTATTTCTAGTGCACTTGCTGGCCTACTTGGCTTCCCTTGTGGGCAACATGCTCATAATTGCCATCACCTGCGAGGACCACCGCttacacacacccatgtacttcttcctcagcacCTTCTCCTTTGTTGagtgttgttttatttctactgTTATTCCTCAGCTGCTAGTCATCTTTCTTTCAGGGAGTCAAAGGATTTCCTTTGGAGCCTGCTTCACCCaagcctttgtctttcttttcctgggggcaactgtttttttccttcttgctgtGTTGTCCCTGGACCGGTATCTGGCCATCTGCAAACCTCTGCATTACCACACCATCATGAGCCCAAGGATGTGCTTCTTTCTTGTTACTGTCTGTTTAGTTCTGGGATTCCTCTTCGTGGCCATTCCAGTTGTAAAGCTTTCCCGGTCACTTTACTGTGGCCCCAATGTCATTCCTCACTTCTTCTGTGACTTCGGACCACTGGCAAATCTCTCCTGTTCAGAAACCAGGTCTATCAAAATGCTGTTTTTTAACTTTGCTTTAATTGTGCTTTTTACATCCCTTCTTATAGCCGTCTTTGCATACAGCAATATAGTAGTCACAATAGTGCGTCTGCCGTCAGCCAGGGAGCGACAGAGGGCTTTTTCCACCTGTTCCTCTCATCTCATCGTCCTCTCGCTGATGTTTGGCAgctgtatgtttatatacattaaGCCAAAGCAGACAAGCAGGCTGGACACCAACAGAGAGGCTGCTCTTGTGAACACAGTGCTGACCCCGCTTCTGAACCCTGCCATCTACACCCTGCGCAACAAGCAGGTCCACCAGGCTCTCAGGGATGCAGTATCCAGGgtcaaatattacatatataacaGGAAAAATACCCTCTGTCCTTAA